Below is a window of Coriobacterium glomerans PW2 DNA.
GCACGATATGGGGTATCGACTCGTTCGATCAGTGGGGCGTTGAACTGGGCAAGCAGCTCGCGAAGGAGATCACGCCGGCTTTCCACGACGACGACGCCCTCAGACGTCAAGATGCCTCGACCCAGGCGCTCATCCGTTTCTACCGTGATCATCGCAGATGATTGCATTTGTTATGAGAGGTTATGCGCCCCCATCCGATGGAAGGAAGACCGCGTGCTGAACGCAAGTCTTGTATCGTTTCCCTTCAAGGCCGTCATCTTCGATATGGACGGCGTCATCGTTGACACGGAGGCGTTCTATCTGACAGAGCAACGCGCCTTCTTGAACGATATCGGAGCCGAGGTGTCTGATGAGGAGCTCAACGCCCTCGTAGGTACGTCTCACCAGGAGTTTCAGCGCACGCTTGTCAGATGGTGGGAACTCGCCGGCGCGGGCAGACTCAGCATCGAGTCGGCGCAGGCGAGATATCATGAATGGGCCCGGGGCCGCGTCTGCGACTATCGAGGGCTTCTGAATCCCGGCGTGCACAAGACGCTCGCCGCGCTCAAGCGGCGCGGTATCAGGGTGGCGCTCGCGTCCTCATCACCCCTTGACAACATTCAAGAGGTGCTTGCCGCATGTGATCTGACGGGTGCGTTCGAAGTGACGGTGAGCGGCGAGCAGTTCAAAGAGAGCAAGCCCGACCCGGAGATATATCGGCACACCGTGGCCGCACTCGCGCTCCCGGTCGATCAGTGCTGCTGCATCGAGGATTCCGCAGTCGGCATCACCGCGGGCAAGCGCGCGGGGCTGACCGTGTTTGCCAAGCGCGAGGAGCGCTTCGGCTTCTCTCAGGCTGAGGCGGACGCGATCATCGATCAGGTGTCTGATATCTTGAGCATCGGCTGATGAGCGTAGGCACAGCAATGCTATGTGCGATGGCAGTACGAAAATCGCTCGTCGTAACTTGGCGGTGATTGCCATGCCCGCATGTGTCTTGGTGAAACAGTCCATAACGCCACAAAATAGGTTACCGCAGCTCAAGAAAGCATCTCTTAAGGTATCATATTGTCTATGAGGGAGAACGAATCTAAGCGCTAGGAACGAAGTCGATGGCAACAAAGATCAGCAGTGACGCCTCCATCTCTCTGTATCAGCAGGTAATGGTGGAACTAAAAAAAGAAATAGAGATCGGGACCTATGAGCCTGGTTCTCAGATACCGACTGAA
It encodes the following:
- a CDS encoding HAD family hydrolase, coding for MLNASLVSFPFKAVIFDMDGVIVDTEAFYLTEQRAFLNDIGAEVSDEELNALVGTSHQEFQRTLVRWWELAGAGRLSIESAQARYHEWARGRVCDYRGLLNPGVHKTLAALKRRGIRVALASSSPLDNIQEVLAACDLTGAFEVTVSGEQFKESKPDPEIYRHTVAALALPVDQCCCIEDSAVGITAGKRAGLTVFAKREERFGFSQAEADAIIDQVSDILSIG